One window of Solwaraspora sp. WMMA2056 genomic DNA carries:
- the prfA gene encoding peptide chain release factor 1 gives MSSERLAGLLDEYAELERQLADPGLHADQVTARRVGRRFAELAPLHKAADELAQARADLVAARELAGEDASFAAEAEAIAASLAGLEARLAELLIPRDPHDAKDVIVEIKAGEGGEESALFAGDLLRMYVRYAERRGWQVEVLDSQDSDLGGVKDVSLAVKSRGVPEGGNGVWSRLKWEGGVHRVQRVPVTESQGRIHTSAAGVLVLPEAEEVDVTVDPNELRIDVFRSSGPGGQSVNTTDSAVRITHLPTGIVVSCQNEKSQLQNREQAMRILRARMLAAAQEQADAVASDARRSQVRTVDRSERIRTYNFPQNRITDHRIGYTAYNLDLALGGELDGVLDALAEADRAARLAGDTELGRR, from the coding sequence ATGAGCAGCGAACGCCTCGCCGGGCTTCTCGACGAGTATGCCGAGCTGGAACGGCAGCTGGCGGATCCGGGCCTGCACGCCGACCAGGTCACCGCCCGCCGGGTCGGCCGCCGATTCGCCGAGCTGGCCCCGCTGCACAAGGCCGCCGACGAGCTCGCCCAGGCCCGGGCCGACCTGGTCGCCGCCCGGGAACTCGCCGGTGAGGATGCGAGCTTCGCCGCCGAGGCCGAGGCGATCGCGGCCAGCCTGGCGGGCCTGGAGGCCCGCCTCGCCGAACTGCTCATCCCCCGCGACCCGCACGACGCCAAGGACGTCATCGTCGAAATCAAAGCGGGCGAGGGCGGCGAGGAGTCGGCGCTGTTCGCCGGCGACCTGCTGCGGATGTACGTGCGGTACGCCGAACGACGCGGCTGGCAGGTCGAGGTGCTCGACTCGCAGGACTCCGACCTGGGCGGCGTCAAGGACGTCTCCCTCGCCGTGAAGTCACGCGGCGTACCGGAGGGCGGCAACGGCGTCTGGTCCCGCCTGAAGTGGGAGGGCGGGGTGCACCGGGTGCAGCGGGTGCCGGTCACCGAGTCGCAGGGTCGCATCCACACCAGCGCGGCCGGCGTACTCGTGCTGCCCGAGGCGGAGGAGGTCGACGTCACCGTCGACCCGAACGAGCTGCGCATCGACGTGTTCCGTTCGTCCGGCCCCGGCGGCCAGTCGGTCAACACCACCGACTCGGCGGTCCGGATCACCCACCTGCCGACCGGGATCGTGGTCTCCTGCCAGAACGAGAAGAGCCAGCTGCAGAACCGGGAACAGGCGATGCGGATCCTGCGTGCCCGGATGCTCGCCGCGGCTCAGGAGCAGGCCGACGCGGTGGCCTCCGACGCCCGCCGCTCCCAGGTGCGCACCGTCGACCGCTCGGAACGGATCCGCACCTACAACTTCCCGCAGAACCGGATCACCGACCACCGGATCGGCTACACCGCGTACAACCTGGACCTGGCGCTCGGCGGAGAACTCGACGGCGTCCTGGACGCTCTCGCCGAGGCGGACCGGGCGGCCCGGCTCGCCGGCGACACCGAACTGGGCCGCCGCTGA
- a CDS encoding GGDEF domain-containing protein: protein MGWVDRLTDQAEALMQARTLMESSRSAEACVAFEQVIRTSDDPYVRADALVQRLSALLNLGRSAEYAAAVDHAFEAARDIAEPYLHGHLHALAALAAHHQGAFDRCVTHLVQASRALGTAPDVDRETAWGWHDLAMAYSYLSFHGHALSAIERARQLGNATGIAEETFAAPAIRLRNAVALDHHGDTDGCLRVLRDIGTDLVKFVTTGRTHLLRPSSRVAYGYALARLAALGEPARLPAGAPEATRLMIDGGDSARARDLRQLGAVCLAIAADRSAEALTRLDTAMVSAETLGAAESARLRSVAYTRCGDHVAAHDADRYAFRLANRRNDRLRDMYVDGIAARLDHEEMRRTTAQYTAEALTDPLTGLANRRQLDRYVSDLAGRADRAMVMICDLDGFKSVNTVHGHHSGDLVLQRVAGVINRVMRRGDFVARFGGDEFVVVLPGAGRVEAAEVARRITEAVAGEEWESLVPGTPVGVSVGWAEVDGTGPALRDALSRAFDVATRQMRATRQHPHPLR, encoded by the coding sequence GTGGGTTGGGTCGACCGGCTCACCGACCAGGCCGAGGCCCTGATGCAGGCCCGGACACTGATGGAGAGCAGCCGATCGGCTGAAGCCTGCGTCGCCTTCGAGCAGGTGATCCGCACCAGCGACGATCCGTACGTGCGGGCCGACGCCCTGGTGCAGCGCCTCTCCGCGCTGCTGAACCTGGGCCGTTCCGCCGAGTACGCGGCGGCGGTGGACCACGCCTTCGAGGCCGCCCGCGACATCGCCGAGCCCTACCTGCACGGCCACCTGCACGCCCTGGCCGCGCTGGCCGCCCACCACCAGGGTGCGTTCGACCGGTGCGTGACGCACCTGGTGCAGGCCTCCCGGGCGTTGGGCACGGCGCCGGACGTAGACCGGGAGACCGCCTGGGGCTGGCACGACCTGGCGATGGCCTACTCCTACCTGAGCTTCCACGGACACGCGTTGAGCGCGATCGAGCGCGCCCGCCAACTCGGCAACGCCACCGGCATCGCCGAGGAGACCTTCGCCGCGCCGGCCATCAGGCTGCGCAACGCGGTCGCACTGGACCATCACGGCGACACCGACGGCTGTCTGCGGGTGCTCCGGGACATCGGCACCGACCTGGTCAAGTTCGTCACCACCGGGCGGACCCACCTGCTGCGGCCGAGCAGCCGGGTGGCGTACGGGTACGCCCTGGCCCGGCTGGCGGCGCTCGGCGAGCCGGCCCGGCTGCCCGCCGGCGCGCCCGAGGCCACCCGCCTGATGATCGACGGCGGGGACAGCGCCCGCGCCCGGGACCTGCGGCAGCTCGGCGCGGTCTGCCTGGCGATCGCCGCCGACCGGTCGGCGGAGGCGTTGACCCGGCTGGACACGGCGATGGTGTCGGCCGAGACGCTCGGCGCGGCCGAGTCCGCCCGGCTGCGCAGCGTCGCGTACACCCGCTGTGGCGACCACGTGGCGGCGCACGACGCCGACCGGTACGCGTTCCGCCTGGCCAACCGCCGCAACGACCGGCTCCGCGACATGTACGTCGACGGCATCGCCGCCCGGCTCGACCACGAGGAGATGCGCCGCACCACGGCGCAGTACACCGCGGAGGCGCTCACCGATCCGCTGACCGGGCTGGCCAACCGCCGCCAACTCGACCGGTACGTGTCGGACCTGGCCGGCCGCGCCGACCGGGCCATGGTGATGATCTGCGACCTCGACGGCTTCAAGTCGGTGAACACCGTGCACGGTCACCACTCCGGGGACCTGGTGCTGCAGCGCGTCGCCGGGGTGATCAACCGGGTGATGCGTCGGGGTGACTTCGTGGCCCGCTTCGGCGGTGACGAGTTCGTCGTGGTGCTGCCGGGTGCCGGCCGGGTCGAGGCCGCCGAGGTGGCCCGGCGGATCACCGAGGCGGTGGCCGGCGAGGAGTGGGAGTCGCTGGTGCCGGGCACCCCGGTCGGGGTCAGTGTCGGTTGGGCCGAGGTCGACGGGACCGGGCCGGCGCTGCGGGACGCACTCAGCCGCGCCTTCGACGTCGCCACCAGACAGATGCGCGCCACCCGCCAGCACCCGCATCCGCTCCGTTGA
- the prmC gene encoding peptide chain release factor N(5)-glutamine methyltransferase: MLTAATARLAAAGVPSARVDAELIAASVLGTTRSRLALSSGFTPIDEARFDELVSRRVAREPVQHLTGSAPFRYLELAVGPGVFVPRPETEVLAGMVVDAVRAPAVDAPAGDAPTVVDLCSGSGAVALAVAHEVPGARVVAVERSTAALAWLRRNAATQAAAGDRPIEVVGGDVTDPGLLAELTGRVDVVVCNPPYVPEATPVPPEVAGHDPAEAVFGGPDGLAVIRPVVGLAATLLRAGGLFAVEHDDSHAAAVGALIAADRRFVDVTGHRDLAGRPRFGTARRAAPTAGTG, encoded by the coding sequence GTGTTGACCGCTGCGACCGCCCGGCTGGCCGCCGCCGGGGTGCCGTCCGCCCGGGTGGACGCGGAGCTGATCGCCGCCTCGGTGCTGGGAACCACCCGCAGCCGACTGGCGCTGAGCAGCGGCTTCACTCCCATCGACGAGGCCCGCTTCGATGAGCTGGTGTCCCGGCGGGTGGCCCGGGAGCCGGTGCAGCATCTCACCGGATCGGCACCGTTTCGTTATCTGGAGCTCGCGGTGGGTCCCGGGGTGTTCGTTCCCCGGCCGGAGACCGAGGTGCTCGCCGGCATGGTCGTCGACGCGGTGCGCGCCCCGGCCGTCGACGCCCCGGCCGGTGACGCCCCGACCGTCGTCGACCTCTGCAGCGGCAGCGGCGCGGTGGCGCTCGCGGTGGCTCACGAGGTGCCGGGAGCGCGGGTGGTCGCGGTGGAGCGGTCCACCGCCGCGCTGGCGTGGTTGCGCCGCAACGCCGCGACGCAAGCGGCGGCCGGGGACCGGCCGATCGAGGTGGTGGGCGGTGACGTCACCGACCCTGGGCTGCTCGCCGAGCTGACCGGCCGGGTGGACGTGGTCGTCTGCAATCCGCCGTACGTGCCGGAGGCCACCCCGGTGCCGCCGGAGGTCGCCGGACACGATCCGGCGGAGGCCGTCTTCGGCGGCCCGGACGGGTTGGCGGTGATCCGTCCGGTGGTGGGGTTGGCAGCCACGCTGCTGCGCGCCGGCGGCCTGTTCGCCGTCGAACACGACGACAGCCACGCGGCCGCGGTCGGCGCGCTGATCGCCGCCGATCGGCGGTTCGTCGACGTGACCGGGCACCGGGACCTGGCCGGTCGACCCCGGTTCGGCACGGCCCGTCGGGCGGCGCCGACCGCCGGTACGGGCTGA
- a CDS encoding L-threonylcarbamoyladenylate synthase, producing the protein MLYDCRSAADRDKGIAAAIEAVKNGELVVLPTDTVYGVGADAFTSYAVTALLNAKGRDRQMPPPVLVGSRHTLDGLVLILPQTARDLADAFWPGALTMIVEHAPSLNWDLGETNGTVAVRMPLHPVALEVLRETGPMAVSSANKTGRPPAVTAAEARDQLGYSVRAYLEAGPCPDPVPSTIVDLTGDTPRVVRAGALPIEKLRDVVPDIIGTES; encoded by the coding sequence ATGCTCTATGACTGCCGGTCCGCCGCCGACCGCGACAAAGGTATCGCCGCGGCGATCGAGGCGGTCAAGAACGGCGAGCTGGTCGTGTTGCCCACCGACACGGTGTACGGGGTCGGTGCCGACGCCTTCACTTCGTACGCGGTCACCGCGTTGCTCAACGCCAAGGGCCGGGACCGGCAGATGCCGCCGCCGGTGCTGGTCGGCTCCCGGCACACCCTCGACGGTCTGGTGCTGATCCTGCCGCAGACCGCCCGGGACCTCGCCGACGCCTTCTGGCCGGGGGCGTTGACGATGATCGTGGAGCACGCGCCGAGCCTGAACTGGGATCTGGGCGAGACCAACGGCACGGTCGCGGTCCGGATGCCACTGCACCCGGTGGCGCTGGAGGTGCTGCGGGAGACCGGCCCGATGGCGGTGTCGTCGGCGAACAAGACCGGTCGGCCGCCGGCGGTGACCGCCGCCGAGGCCCGCGATCAGCTCGGCTACTCGGTACGGGCCTACCTGGAGGCGGGGCCGTGTCCGGACCCGGTGCCGAGCACCATCGTCGACCTCACCGGGGACACCCCCCGGGTGGTACGGGCCGGCGCGCTGCCGATCGAGAAGCTGCGTGACGTGGTGCCGGACATCATCGGTACGGAGTCCTGA
- a CDS encoding phosphotyrosine protein phosphatase, which yields MPPFTVLHVCMGNICRSPMAERLLVLAVAERLDRLPPTAGTSAVEELLHSHSAGTGGWHAGEEMNPPAARQVIGRGGDTDGFAARKLRSDQIDAADLILTATADQLEYVVALRPDAADRTFVLGEFGRLLPAVDVTALPAVAPNPEAVYARGVALVAAVAAVRDDAGPQPGDDLDDPWGRGDHTFARVADEIEETVGALSVALLP from the coding sequence GTGCCGCCGTTCACCGTTCTCCACGTCTGCATGGGCAACATCTGTCGGTCGCCGATGGCCGAACGCCTGCTGGTGCTCGCGGTCGCCGAACGGCTCGACCGGTTGCCGCCGACGGCCGGGACGTCGGCGGTGGAGGAGCTGCTGCACAGCCACAGCGCCGGCACCGGCGGCTGGCACGCCGGCGAGGAGATGAACCCGCCGGCCGCCCGCCAGGTGATCGGCCGAGGTGGTGACACCGACGGGTTCGCCGCCCGCAAGCTGCGGTCCGATCAGATCGACGCCGCCGACCTGATCCTCACCGCCACCGCCGACCAGTTGGAGTACGTCGTGGCGCTGCGGCCGGACGCCGCCGACCGCACCTTCGTGCTCGGCGAGTTCGGTCGGCTGCTGCCGGCGGTGGATGTCACGGCGCTGCCGGCCGTCGCGCCGAACCCGGAGGCGGTGTACGCGCGGGGTGTGGCGTTGGTGGCGGCGGTCGCCGCCGTGCGCGACGACGCCGGTCCACAGCCTGGTGACGATCTGGACGATCCGTGGGGGCGGGGCGACCACACCTTCGCGCGGGTCGCCGACGAGATCGAGGAGACGGTGGGGGCGCTGAGCGTGGCGCTGCTGCCCTGA